The nucleotide sequence CGCAATGCCGTTCTGGTCACAAAAATCATGCAGAATTTGGCAAATAATGTTCAATTTGGCCAAAAAGAAGAATTTATGGCCGCTTTTGCTAATTCCATGATTAATGAAAAGAACCGAGATTTAATTAAAGGACTTGTTCCCCACTTAATTCAATAATCCATTTCTTTAATGAGGGCGATAAACAGGCTTTTTCGCCTTTTTTCTTTCCCTTTTAAAAAAGCGCCCTAACGGGACTTTTTTCCTATTCTTCTTATTTTAGAATTTTTTTTCACCTCGGCATTTCAATTAAACGTCAAAAGAATTATTTTTTATTTTAAAGAACTGTCGTCAAATTCAAGATTATTTTCCTTAGAGAATGATTAAAGCTCATAATGGCCTAGATTTGAGATGATTGTCTTCCCAGGAGAAGGCCCGAATAAGGGAGTATATTGAATCTAATATGCTCTTTCATAGGAAAAGAACGCGAATCTAGGTCTTAGCGGGTTTTAATGCACTCTAATTCAACTTATTAACCAGGGTATTTAGGCTATGGTCACAAAAACAGTCGAGCCCCACAAGGAAACAAAAACCTTGAACAGGGAATTGCTCCACAAGATGGATGCCTATTGGCGCGCCGCCAATTATCTCTCTGTCGGACAAATTTATTTAATGGACAATCCCCTACTCAGAGAGCCATTACGGCTTGAGCACATCAAGCCTCGTTTATTAGGTCACTGGGGAACGACTCCTGGCCTGAACTTTATTTACGTGCATCTCAATCGCCTGATTAAGACTTACCATTTAGATATGATTTATATTATTGGTCCGGGTCATGGAGGGCCGGGAATTGTGGCCAATACTTATTTAGAAGGCACTTATAGCGAATACTACCCCAATATTTCTCAAGATGTGGAGGGCATGCGCAAGCTGTTCAAGCAATTTTCTTTTCCCGGCGGAATCCCCAGCCACGTAGCGCCGGAAATTCCAGGCTCGATTCACGAAGGCGGAGAGCTTGGCTATTCCCTCTCGCATGCTTTTGGCGCTGCTTTTGACAACCCCAACTTAATCGTTTCGTGCATCGTAGGCGATGGGGAAGCAGAGACCGGACCCTTGGCAACCGCTTGGCATTGCAATAAATTTCTCAATCCTGCCATCGATGGAGCGGTCCTGCCCATTCTTCATTTGAACGGATATAAGATTGCCAACCCAACTATTTTAGCCCGCATTAGCCGCGAAGAATTGGAAAGCCTATTTATTGGTTATGGCTATAAGCCTTATTTTGTAGAAGGATCGGATCCAGAAAAAATGCACCTTTTAATGGCCGAGACGCTAGATACCGTCATTCAGGAAATCAAGGCTATTCAAGCCGATGCGCGCGAAAACGGAGTGACCGAAAGGCCCATTTGGCCCATGATCATCCTGCGTACTCCCAAAGGATGGACAGGCCCTAAAGAAGTCGATGGCAAAAAAACGGAGAACTTCTGGCGCTCGCATCAAGTTCCTTTTTCCGATATGCAGCCCGATCACATTCACCTGCTTGAAAAGTGGATGAAAAGCTATCGGCCTGAAGAACTATTCAATGAAGAAGGAAGGCTTATTCCCGAACTGGCCGAACTGGCCCCCAAAGGCAAGCATCGAATGGGGGATAATCCGCACGCGAATGGGGGCCTTTTGCGCCGCGATTTGAGAATGCCTGATTTCCGTTCTTATGCCGTTGAAGTGGCCAAGCCCGGCACTATTTCAGTGGAATCAACGCGCATCATGGGAGAATTTTTACGCGATGTCATGAAATTGAATATGCACAATTTTCTGGTCATGGGACCGGATGAAACCGCTTCCAATAGGCTGAATGCCCTTTTTGAAGTGACCAAACGACGCTGGATGGCCGATTTTCTGCCAGAAGATAAAGACGGCGGAAATCTAGCGCCCGATGGGCGTGTGCTTGAAATCTTAAGTGAGCACACTTGCCTGGGCTGGCTGGAGGGCTATGTCTTAACGGGAAGGCACGGCTTCTTCAATACTTATGAAGCCTTTGCCCATATCATCGACTCCATGTTTAATCAACATGCCAAATGGCTGCACACCACGCGCGAAATTCCTTGGCGCGCGCCCATCGCCTCCATCAACATTTTGCTCAGCTCGCATGTTTGGAGACAAGACCATAATGGCTTTTCCCATCAAGATCCTGGATTTATCGACCATGTTGTCAACAAGAAGGCGGAAGTTGTACGCGTCTATCTACCGCCAGACGCCAATACTCTGCTTTCCGTCACCAATCACTGCCTGCGCAGCCTTAACTATGTCAACGTCATTGTGGCTGGCAAACAACCGGCCCTGCAATACTTGGACATGGAATCTGCCATTAAGCATTGCACGGCAGGAATTGGAATATGGGAATGGGCCAGCAATGACAAGGGAAGCGATCCCGATGTCGTCATGGCGTGTGCCGGGGACATTCCGACTCTAGAGACATTGGCTGCAGTCGATCTGCTGCGCCAGGGCATTCCTGATCTCAAAATACGCGTCATCAATGTGGTCGATCTAATGACTCTGCAGCCGCATGATGAACATCCGCATGGCTTGAGCCAAAAAGATTTTGACGAAATGTTCACCGTCGATAAGCCCATCATCTTTGCTTATCACGGCTATCCATGGCTGATTCACCGGCTTACTTACCGCCGCAACGGCCATCCGAACCTGCACGTGCGCGGCTATAAGGAAGAAGGAACCACAACAACACCTTTTGACATGGTTGTCCGCAATGAAATGGATCGCTTTCACCTTGTAGGAGATGTCATCGACCGCGTTCCAAGGCTGGGACATTTAGCCGCCTATACTAAGCAGGAAATGCGCCATCGCTTGATTGAGCATAAAGAGTATATTGTGAAGTTTGGCGAGGATATGCCGATGGTCAGGGACTGGAAATGGCCTTATTGAGTAAAAAAAAAGCACAATCCCTAAAGGGATTGTGCTTTTTTTGGCAAAGAGAAATTAGAATGCGTAGACCATTTCGATTTCGAAGTCAGAATAGTAGTGTGGTCCGCCGATTTTCTTGTCTATTTCGTTACTAAATTCGTAAATCGTATCGATTGACAAGTTGTCGGTAATGGCATATAAGAACTCAAATCTCCATCCCTTAAAGTTGGCGTTTCCACGGCGTGGAAAATAGCCGTAAAGTGCCGACGTTGGGATGCTGTCATAATAAGAGCTTAATGAGGCGCTGGAAAGGAACTGCTCATCTAAAATATCCGTAAGGTTCTCATTAAAAATGTTGCCACGTCCAATGCTTCCTACGTC is from Candidatus Protochlamydia phocaeensis and encodes:
- a CDS encoding phosphoketolase family protein, with translation MVTKTVEPHKETKTLNRELLHKMDAYWRAANYLSVGQIYLMDNPLLREPLRLEHIKPRLLGHWGTTPGLNFIYVHLNRLIKTYHLDMIYIIGPGHGGPGIVANTYLEGTYSEYYPNISQDVEGMRKLFKQFSFPGGIPSHVAPEIPGSIHEGGELGYSLSHAFGAAFDNPNLIVSCIVGDGEAETGPLATAWHCNKFLNPAIDGAVLPILHLNGYKIANPTILARISREELESLFIGYGYKPYFVEGSDPEKMHLLMAETLDTVIQEIKAIQADARENGVTERPIWPMIILRTPKGWTGPKEVDGKKTENFWRSHQVPFSDMQPDHIHLLEKWMKSYRPEELFNEEGRLIPELAELAPKGKHRMGDNPHANGGLLRRDLRMPDFRSYAVEVAKPGTISVESTRIMGEFLRDVMKLNMHNFLVMGPDETASNRLNALFEVTKRRWMADFLPEDKDGGNLAPDGRVLEILSEHTCLGWLEGYVLTGRHGFFNTYEAFAHIIDSMFNQHAKWLHTTREIPWRAPIASINILLSSHVWRQDHNGFSHQDPGFIDHVVNKKAEVVRVYLPPDANTLLSVTNHCLRSLNYVNVIVAGKQPALQYLDMESAIKHCTAGIGIWEWASNDKGSDPDVVMACAGDIPTLETLAAVDLLRQGIPDLKIRVINVVDLMTLQPHDEHPHGLSQKDFDEMFTVDKPIIFAYHGYPWLIHRLTYRRNGHPNLHVRGYKEEGTTTTPFDMVVRNEMDRFHLVGDVIDRVPRLGHLAAYTKQEMRHRLIEHKEYIVKFGEDMPMVRDWKWPY